TCTTCTCAATTTCCTGCTTGGGAGCTTTTCTCAGCTCAAGAGGAAACGCTATATTGTCAAAAACCTTCATGTGAGGATAAAGTGCCCAGTTCTGAAAAACCAATCCCACGTTTCTGTCCTTTGGAGGAACTTCTGTAACGTCTCTATCATCAAAATAAATTCTCCCACTTGTTGGTTTGTAAATCCCGGCTATTGTGTAGAGTAAAGTGGATTTTCCACTTCCTGAAGGACCTAACAATGCCATAAACTCTCTATCATCGATTTTTAGATTAATATTGTCCAGAGCTGTGAAGTCTCCAAATTTTTTGGTTATATTTTCAAGGGTAATCTTAACCATTTCAACCACCTCACCCTTTGATTCCACCTGAATAACCCTGCAGTAATATCTGCTGAGCCGTAAGGAAGAATATTATTGTTGGAAGCAGGTAAAGAGTTCCAGCCGCAGCTATCAGCGGCATGTGTGTGTATTCAGCTTCGATGTTTGCCTCAATAAATGTCGCTAAGGTCTGGTCAATGAGGAAAGTTCTCACGTAGATTATGTCCTGCCAGCCAGCCAAGAATGCAAAAAGTGCAACAGCCAAGATTCCCGGCTTAATTAAAGGCAGCATGATTTTCCACCAGACTTTTATCCTTGATGCTCCGTCAATTATGCCCGACCACTCAAACTCCCAAGGTATCGTGTCAAAGAAGCCCTTCATCAACCAGACGGACATCGGAATCTCAAGAGCTGCCCTTGCCAGTATCACGTAGAAGAATGAGTAAAGCCTTATCAAATCTGGGCTCTGTGGAAATGTCAAACGGTAAAGCAAGTAAACACCAACAATTAATGCAACTCCCGGGAAGGCGTGAAGGATTAAGA
Above is a genomic segment from Thermococcus sp. SY098 containing:
- a CDS encoding carbohydrate ABC transporter permease; translated protein: MKDVETRPSRYEWVIILAILFASLPLILGFSLLVLSSFSKEMVTNLDLKSFHFTLENWINVFQGKLATTGGIKTNILKVTFHTLVVALGVSGVVTFISALAGYSLSRIDFKGRKHMMILLLILHAFPGVALIVGVYLLYRLTFPQSPDLIRLYSFFYVILARAALEIPMSVWLMKGFFDTIPWEFEWSGIIDGASRIKVWWKIMLPLIKPGILAVALFAFLAGWQDIIYVRTFLIDQTLATFIEANIEAEYTHMPLIAAAGTLYLLPTIIFFLTAQQILLQGYSGGIKG